One genomic segment of Synechocystis sp. LKSZ1 includes these proteins:
- a CDS encoding Uma2 family endonuclease, producing the protein MAAITAQELELQMPDARKLLSDEPEMESSLHYMQLLLLVTSLEWAWRERDDFFIGANLSIYFSRQQLKHRDFRGPDFFLVKNTTREPRNSWVVWEEDGRYPDLIIELLSDSTAKVDRTTKRDLYAQRFHTPEYFYFSPETLEFAGFKLDYNQYVPLIPNEQGWFWSEALGFFLGVHNGQLRYFSVEGSVIPTPDEAARNEILRANQAIATAEYQTQRAEQEKSRAEQEAQRAEQEKLRADRLAAKLQALGIDPD; encoded by the coding sequence ATGGCAGCAATCACAGCCCAGGAACTAGAATTGCAGATGCCCGATGCCCGTAAATTGTTGAGCGATGAGCCAGAAATGGAAAGTTCCTTGCACTATATGCAACTTCTCCTGTTGGTAACTAGCTTGGAATGGGCCTGGCGGGAGCGGGATGACTTTTTCATTGGGGCTAATCTCAGCATTTACTTTAGCCGTCAGCAACTCAAGCACCGTGACTTTCGGGGCCCTGATTTTTTTCTAGTCAAAAATACGACGCGGGAACCTCGTAATTCCTGGGTCGTGTGGGAGGAGGATGGTCGTTATCCCGATCTCATCATCGAGTTACTTTCCGACTCCACGGCCAAGGTGGATCGCACCACTAAGCGTGATCTCTACGCCCAACGGTTCCATACCCCTGAATATTTCTATTTTTCACCGGAAACCCTGGAATTTGCCGGCTTTAAGTTAGATTACAACCAATACGTTCCCCTCATTCCCAATGAGCAGGGCTGGTTCTGGAGTGAAGCCCTCGGTTTTTTCCTAGGTGTTCATAACGGTCAATTGCGTTATTTTTCTGTGGAAGGAAGTGTGATTCCGACCCCGGACGAGGCGGCCAGGAATGAAATTCTCAGGGCCAATCAGGCGATCGCCACGGCAGAATATCAGACACAACGAGCAGAGCAGGAAAAATCTAGGGCAGAGCAGGAAGCTCAACGAGCAGAGCAGGAAAAATTGAGAGCCGATCGCCTAGCGGCCAAGTTACAAGCCTTGGGTATAGACCCGGATTAG
- a CDS encoding Uma2 family endonuclease yields MTVALDKTIIYPDSDGQPMADNTKQFRWIVLIKENLDALFADNETVFVAGDLLWYPVEGRPDIRVAPDVLVAFSRPKGDRGSYRQWQEENVAPQVVFEILSPGNTTKEMSRKLLFYNHYGVEEYYIYDPDNNELTGLIRVDGELAPIENIESWVSPRLGIRFELTPSTLNIYDGQNNLFLSPLDLRKELTQERQRSEQEKTRAEKEKARANQEKARAERLATQLKALGIDPVE; encoded by the coding sequence ATGACAGTAGCACTAGATAAAACGATTATCTATCCGGATAGCGATGGTCAACCCATGGCAGATAATACTAAGCAATTTCGCTGGATTGTTTTAATTAAAGAAAATCTAGATGCCCTATTTGCAGATAATGAGACTGTTTTTGTAGCGGGGGATCTGTTGTGGTATCCGGTGGAAGGTCGTCCCGATATTCGAGTTGCGCCAGATGTTCTCGTCGCGTTTAGTCGTCCGAAGGGAGACAGAGGATCATACCGACAATGGCAGGAAGAAAACGTAGCTCCGCAGGTGGTATTTGAAATATTGTCGCCAGGGAATACGACTAAGGAAATGAGCCGTAAGCTACTGTTTTATAATCACTACGGTGTAGAAGAATATTATATTTATGATCCAGATAATAATGAACTAACGGGTTTGATCAGAGTTGATGGAGAATTAGCCCCCATAGAAAACATAGAAAGCTGGGTCAGCCCTCGCTTGGGGATTCGGTTTGAACTAACGCCCTCAACCTTGAATATCTATGATGGTCAAAATAATCTGTTTTTATCACCACTAGACCTCAGAAAGGAACTTACTCAAGAGAGACAACGCTCTGAACAGGAAAAGACCCGGGCTGAGAAGGAAAAAGCTCGAGCGAATCAGGAAAAAGCCCGGGCGGAACGTCTAGCCACGCAACTCAAAGCTCTGGGAATAGACCCTGTAGAGTAG
- a CDS encoding AAA family ATPase, whose product MNPEHFVRTSASNESLKGSTSAYALPGMADTPEEEGIALRHWLGILSRRWLVLLVVAAAVSGFQLFHLLNRPPLYRADFELLVQPPEKDPASSLEGLGGALVNPISTSEEYYDTQVTILKSNKLLKPVLEAIYQKYPELNTQNFSYSQFLEALSITRSNKGQVLEIGFTASDPQMVKYVLDQLSQAYLDYTQNEKLLSAKQRLGFVDQQIPLQEAKVVNLQNELLNLQRKYNFYSPEKQGEFYNEALNSTLQKRLETKVQIEQLQKTIATLRQQLPVAENQAMALENLSQSPEYMKLVARLNEINLELAKQSTRLTDENIVIQQLKEERAKILPLINQQAASLTNQVKGQNPLGTAPNSLRTTTLAKLQEANLQLKTLEIQQQALAESEKTARQDLQNFNSVVGRYFNIQRELQLATESLNRLLAAAQDLEIESSKRFNPWRLVSEPVAPTVPLRNLPRDLALALLMGLIAGIGAALLVENLDRTYHDPERMAQEMRLSILGRIPFEATLAAVVQNQKGDISRGFLEAFAILFSNLFFLRQKQTCHSFVISSATSGDGKSTTAFFLAQAAAKLGQRVLLIDGDRYFPQGKNWQALANALKAKDLPDKIQDISALPESENDEFTWLMHNLAYFKTKDNAMEPEQLMASDSLLTRLQAWQSQFDIILIDAPPILGLSDAKLIARHTDGILLVARLDKTTKDDIRMALQELDFADLTVLGFVANGIKRYSGYYYYHYYNRYYSAPRLESQTTPLLSR is encoded by the coding sequence ATGAATCCTGAACATTTTGTCCGAACTAGTGCTAGTAACGAATCCCTCAAGGGGAGCACTAGCGCCTATGCTCTCCCTGGTATGGCAGACACGCCGGAGGAAGAAGGAATAGCCTTGAGGCATTGGCTGGGGATCCTCTCCCGGCGCTGGTTGGTGTTGTTAGTGGTGGCGGCCGCTGTTAGTGGCTTTCAACTATTCCACTTGCTCAATCGCCCCCCGCTTTACCGTGCTGATTTTGAGCTGTTAGTACAGCCTCCGGAAAAAGACCCTGCCAGTTCTCTAGAAGGACTTGGTGGGGCCTTGGTAAATCCTATTAGTACTAGTGAGGAATATTACGATACCCAAGTTACCATTCTCAAAAGTAATAAATTACTCAAGCCGGTTCTAGAAGCCATCTATCAGAAATATCCTGAATTAAATACCCAAAATTTTAGTTATAGCCAGTTTTTAGAAGCATTATCCATTACCCGATCCAATAAAGGTCAAGTTTTAGAAATTGGCTTTACTGCTTCAGATCCTCAGATGGTGAAGTATGTCTTGGATCAGTTATCCCAAGCCTATTTAGATTATACCCAAAACGAGAAGTTGCTTAGTGCTAAACAGCGATTGGGCTTTGTGGATCAGCAGATTCCTCTGCAAGAAGCCAAGGTAGTTAATTTGCAAAATGAATTATTAAATCTCCAACGAAAATATAATTTTTATAGCCCTGAAAAGCAAGGAGAATTTTATAATGAAGCCTTAAATTCAACGCTACAAAAGCGACTTGAAACAAAAGTTCAAATTGAGCAACTGCAAAAAACAATTGCTACTCTCCGTCAGCAATTACCGGTGGCAGAAAATCAAGCGATGGCGTTAGAAAATCTATCCCAATCCCCCGAATATATGAAGCTGGTGGCTCGTTTGAATGAAATTAATCTGGAATTGGCCAAGCAATCGACTCGTTTAACCGACGAGAATATCGTGATTCAGCAACTGAAGGAAGAACGGGCCAAAATCTTGCCTCTGATTAACCAACAGGCCGCTTCTCTGACTAATCAGGTGAAGGGCCAAAACCCCCTGGGGACTGCTCCCAATAGCCTCCGCACCACGACTCTGGCTAAGTTACAAGAAGCTAATTTACAGCTCAAAACCCTGGAAATTCAACAACAGGCCTTGGCGGAAAGTGAGAAAACGGCCCGGCAGGACTTGCAGAACTTTAACTCTGTGGTGGGCCGCTACTTCAATATCCAACGGGAGCTCCAGCTAGCCACAGAAAGCCTCAACCGTTTGCTAGCGGCCGCCCAAGATTTAGAAATTGAAAGTTCTAAACGCTTTAATCCTTGGCGTTTGGTTTCCGAGCCTGTAGCACCAACGGTTCCGCTCCGAAATTTGCCTCGAGATCTGGCCCTGGCCCTGCTGATGGGACTGATTGCAGGTATCGGGGCCGCCCTCTTAGTCGAAAACCTAGACCGAACCTATCATGACCCCGAAAGAATGGCCCAGGAAATGCGTCTCTCGATCTTGGGACGGATTCCCTTCGAGGCAACCTTGGCGGCGGTGGTTCAAAATCAAAAGGGAGACATCAGCCGGGGTTTTTTAGAAGCTTTTGCTATTCTTTTCTCCAATCTTTTCTTCCTGCGCCAGAAGCAGACCTGCCATTCCTTTGTGATTTCTTCGGCCACTTCGGGGGATGGAAAATCCACCACGGCTTTCTTCTTGGCCCAGGCAGCAGCCAAACTGGGCCAGCGGGTACTGTTAATCGATGGCGATCGTTACTTTCCCCAGGGAAAAAATTGGCAGGCCCTGGCGAATGCCCTTAAAGCCAAGGATTTACCAGACAAGATCCAGGACATTTCTGCTTTGCCTGAATCCGAAAACGACGAGTTTACCTGGCTGATGCATAATCTGGCTTATTTTAAAACGAAGGATAATGCCATGGAGCCGGAGCAACTCATGGCTTCCGATAGTTTACTCACGCGTCTCCAGGCCTGGCAGAGTCAGTTTGATATCATTTTGATCGATGCGCCACCAATTCTGGGACTGAGCGATGCGAAATTGATTGCTCGACATACGGACGGTATTTTGTTGGTGGCTCGGCTCGATAAAACTACTAAGGATGATATTCGCATGGCCCTGCAGGAGTTGGATTTTGCGGATTTGACGGTATTGGGCTTTGTGGCCAATGGCATCAAGCGTTATTCCGGTTATTACTATTACCACTACTACAACCGTTACTACAGTGCGCCGCGCTTGGAGTCTCAAACGACGCCGCTGTTGTCGCGGTGA
- a CDS encoding SLBB domain-containing protein, which translates to MVTSPIMNSLQRFSLPLLGLGLSSSLGFLSLMAMPSMAQDSISTSPVSPTGTAQALPPESEYILGPGDRLSLSIYQVADVNGEFQVLVDGSLGLPLIGALKVEGMTLPQLTALLRQRYQKYIKRPEITLVLRQPRPLNITVAGEVNAPGAYKLPLEQGQKFPTVTDLIQQAKGLTPVADISQVELRRNTGNGESRFRVNLLALLQAGDARQNVTLRDGDVLVIPSKANNDPQVVRQLVDANFGIRFDSEINVAIVGQVFRPGAYKLAPTTRASNLSEVGGGATGSASANNQDLGTRQPVRLTQALQEAGGVKPDADIRDIQIRRQNRNGQEQLITINLWDLLEQGNLEKDVILQSGDTISVPQAKELTTAQFDAMATANFSPKTIRVNVIGEVKRPGIIELPPNSTLNQGLLAGGGFDPRRADQSNVNLIRLNPDGTVTKLAIKPDFGENINPQNNPTLRNNDVILVNTSALASTTDTLGTVFSPLGAIFGGGLFGILNLFD; encoded by the coding sequence ATGGTCACCTCTCCAATTATGAATTCTCTACAGCGTTTTTCCTTACCTCTGCTGGGACTCGGGCTGAGTAGTAGCTTGGGTTTTCTCAGCTTAATGGCAATGCCAAGCATGGCTCAAGATTCCATTTCAACGTCTCCTGTATCCCCTACTGGAACAGCTCAGGCCCTGCCGCCAGAATCAGAATATATTCTGGGGCCTGGGGATCGTCTGAGTCTTAGCATCTATCAAGTCGCAGACGTGAATGGAGAATTTCAGGTATTGGTTGACGGCTCCCTGGGATTACCGCTGATTGGGGCCCTAAAGGTAGAAGGGATGACTCTGCCACAGTTGACGGCTCTCCTGCGACAACGTTACCAAAAATATATTAAGCGACCCGAAATTACCCTGGTGCTCCGCCAGCCCCGCCCCCTTAATATCACCGTTGCTGGTGAAGTCAATGCACCAGGGGCCTACAAACTGCCCTTAGAACAGGGGCAAAAGTTTCCGACTGTCACCGACTTGATTCAACAGGCTAAGGGCCTGACACCGGTGGCAGATATTAGTCAAGTCGAGCTTCGACGCAATACCGGTAATGGTGAATCTCGCTTTCGGGTCAACCTACTGGCCCTACTCCAAGCTGGGGATGCCCGTCAAAATGTTACTCTACGGGACGGGGATGTTCTGGTTATTCCCAGCAAAGCCAATAATGACCCCCAAGTGGTTCGTCAATTAGTAGACGCCAACTTTGGCATTCGCTTTGATTCCGAAATTAATGTGGCCATCGTCGGACAGGTCTTTCGACCGGGGGCTTATAAACTGGCCCCAACGACCCGTGCCTCTAATCTGTCCGAAGTAGGAGGCGGGGCCACAGGCTCGGCCAGTGCGAACAATCAGGACTTGGGCACTCGCCAACCGGTTCGCCTTACCCAGGCCCTGCAAGAGGCGGGCGGGGTAAAACCCGATGCGGATATTCGAGATATCCAGATCCGTCGTCAAAATCGCAATGGCCAGGAGCAATTGATTACGATTAATCTCTGGGACTTGTTGGAGCAGGGCAACCTGGAAAAAGATGTCATTCTCCAGAGTGGGGATACCATCTCCGTTCCCCAGGCCAAGGAATTAACGACTGCCCAATTTGATGCTATGGCCACGGCTAATTTTTCCCCTAAAACCATTCGAGTCAACGTGATTGGAGAAGTTAAACGACCAGGCATTATAGAATTACCGCCCAACAGCACCTTGAACCAAGGCCTTTTAGCCGGGGGCGGTTTTGACCCCCGTCGGGCCGACCAAAGCAATGTGAATTTGATTCGCTTGAACCCTGATGGTACGGTGACCAAGCTGGCCATCAAGCCTGATTTTGGCGAAAATATTAATCCCCAGAATAACCCTACCCTCCGCAATAATGATGTCATCTTAGTGAATACTAGTGCTTTGGCTTCTACGACTGATACTCTGGGGACGGTGTTTAGTCCCTTGGGCGCTATTTTTGGCGGCGGATTGTTTGGAATCTTGAATCTATTTGATTAG
- a CDS encoding ribbon-helix-helix protein, CopG family has protein sequence MSSGLIPTEASPDPATEPATPPVLPKRRRTKAASLGPSSEEATIQPTPADSKRPKKQRVKKGNDTTESHPPINLLQEQITQLASQTNFDREQLMAVLLADYAPPGFTTKQTTLRLEAKLLERLSKLCAKENLSREVLIEALFEHYEQDRSAKKAIITQAKQKASQRQALANQKRAKTMLANLHRLSQT, from the coding sequence ATGTCTTCTGGTTTGATTCCGACGGAGGCCAGCCCAGACCCAGCAACCGAGCCGGCCACTCCCCCAGTGTTGCCCAAGCGACGCCGCACCAAAGCCGCTTCTCTAGGCCCTTCATCTGAGGAAGCAACGATTCAACCCACACCGGCTGACTCCAAGCGTCCCAAAAAACAACGGGTCAAAAAAGGCAACGACACAACGGAGAGTCATCCCCCGATAAACCTGTTGCAGGAGCAGATCACTCAACTCGCCAGCCAGACGAACTTTGATCGAGAACAGCTCATGGCCGTGCTATTGGCGGACTATGCCCCTCCTGGCTTTACCACGAAGCAAACCACCCTCCGTCTAGAAGCTAAGCTACTAGAGCGGTTAAGCAAACTCTGTGCCAAGGAAAATCTAAGCCGTGAGGTACTGATTGAGGCCTTGTTTGAGCATTATGAACAAGACCGTTCGGCCAAAAAGGCAATTATCACCCAGGCCAAACAAAAAGCCAGTCAGCGCCAGGCCCTGGCTAATCAAAAACGCGCGAAAACAATGCTGGCCAACCTCCATCGTTTATCTCAAACATAA
- a CDS encoding tyrosine-type recombinase/integrase, producing MSTDFPLTPFALVEPDLLAELLQDKRSPNTRRTYAKSLRDFFQALTQQDPTPEIVGQFLQLNRFEALRLVLRYRATLVEKGLSPATINVRLAAIKSLVNYARRVGKCDYTLEEVEGLRVHTYRDTTGIQPESFRQITAHIDGESLKGKRDLAILRLLWDNALRRAEVCTLNIEDYDSEAAQLWIKGKGKLTKEAVRLSDKAILLIDQWLQAMGRRAKSKPLFCTLDRATFGHRLSGNAIYTIVRSAAETAGLSKTLSPHRIRHSAITAALEATQGDTRKVQKLSRHSNLNTLMIYDDNRHHHQAEVTEILSQLI from the coding sequence ATGTCCACCGATTTCCCCCTAACCCCTTTTGCCCTGGTAGAACCCGATCTGCTGGCAGAACTTCTCCAGGACAAACGCTCTCCCAATACCCGGCGTACCTACGCCAAAAGTCTGCGGGATTTTTTCCAGGCCCTAACTCAGCAAGACCCCACCCCGGAAATCGTGGGCCAATTTTTGCAACTGAATCGCTTTGAGGCCCTGCGCCTGGTGCTCAGGTATCGGGCAACCTTAGTGGAAAAAGGCCTGTCCCCTGCCACGATCAATGTCCGCCTCGCGGCGATCAAGAGCTTGGTCAACTATGCCCGCCGAGTCGGAAAATGCGACTATACCCTAGAAGAGGTAGAAGGCCTGCGAGTCCATACCTATCGGGACACCACAGGCATTCAGCCCGAAAGCTTCCGACAAATAACAGCTCACATTGATGGGGAATCCCTCAAAGGCAAACGGGATTTAGCCATTTTGCGCCTCCTCTGGGATAACGCCCTGCGGCGGGCCGAAGTTTGTACGTTAAATATTGAAGATTACGACTCAGAGGCGGCCCAACTCTGGATTAAGGGCAAGGGAAAACTGACCAAAGAGGCCGTTCGCCTGAGCGACAAAGCCATCCTACTCATTGATCAATGGCTCCAGGCCATGGGCCGACGGGCTAAAAGCAAGCCCTTATTTTGTACCCTAGACCGAGCTACCTTTGGCCATCGCTTGAGCGGGAACGCTATCTATACCATTGTCCGCAGTGCCGCTGAAACTGCTGGTCTGAGCAAGACCTTGAGTCCCCACCGTATTCGCCACAGCGCCATTACCGCCGCCCTCGAAGCCACCCAGGGCGATACCCGCAAGGTGCAGAAGCTCAGTCGTCACAGCAATCTTAATACGTTGATGATCTACGACGACAACCGCCATCACCACCAAGCAGAAGTCACAGAAATCTTATCTCAATTAATCTAA
- the acnB gene encoding bifunctional aconitate hydratase 2/2-methylisocitrate dehydratase: MLAAYHRHCEERAQLGIPPLPLTAAQTTELCELLQNPPQGLDDELLALLRDRVPPGVDEAAYVKAGFLTALAKGDLTSPLITPSEAVVLLGTMIGGYNVQSLVALLQSADDTIAATAAAALTKTLLVFDAFNEVLELSQHNAYAKQVIESWANGEWFLQKPAVPEKITVTVFKVPGETNTDDLSPAPHATTRPDIPLHALAMLETKMPEGLAIIAELKQKVHPVAYVGDVVGTGSSRKSAINSVLWHIGTDIPFVPNKRAGGYILGGKIAPIFFNTAEDSGALPIECDVSQFQNGDVITIYPYEGKITNEAGEILTTFSLKPDTILDEVRAGGRIPLLIGRSLTDKTRQALGLEPTTLFVRPQAPIDTGHGYTLAQKMVGKACGLPGVRPGTSCEPVMTTVGSQDTTGPMTRDELKELACLGFSADLVLQTFCHTAAYPKPVDIKTHHELPDFFATRGGVALRPGDGIIHSWLNRMLLPDTVGTGGDSHTRFPLGISFPAGSGLVAFAAALGVTPLDMPESVLVKFTGDLQPGVTLRDIVNAIPWVAMQQGKLTVAKENKINVFNGRIMEMEGLPDLKVEQAFELTDATAERSCSGSTIKLSEETVAEYLRSNIALMKNMIARGYQDARTLLRRIAKMEQWLANPALMQADADAEYADVIEVNLSEIKEPIVAAPNDPDNVKLMSECAGDVIDEVFIGSCMTNIGHYRAAAKILEGAGTVKGRLWICPPTRMDEHQLREEGVYGIFAAAGARTEMPGCSLCMGNQARVEDNATVFSTSTRNFNNRMGKGARVYLGSAELAAVCALLGKIPTQAEYQAIVAEKITPFAGDLYRYLNFNEIEGFEDEGRVIPLDQMPKIEDLLGMPISAGK, encoded by the coding sequence ATGCTAGCGGCATACCATCGCCACTGTGAAGAGCGGGCCCAATTGGGCATTCCCCCCCTGCCCCTGACGGCGGCCCAAACCACGGAACTCTGTGAACTATTGCAGAATCCTCCCCAAGGCCTCGATGATGAACTCCTCGCCCTCCTGCGAGACCGCGTTCCCCCTGGCGTTGATGAAGCGGCCTACGTCAAGGCGGGTTTCCTGACGGCCCTGGCCAAAGGAGACTTGACCTCCCCCCTGATTACGCCTTCAGAGGCGGTAGTTCTGTTAGGGACAATGATTGGGGGCTATAATGTTCAATCCTTGGTGGCCCTGCTCCAGTCGGCGGATGATACGATTGCGGCCACGGCCGCGGCGGCCTTAACCAAAACCCTCCTTGTTTTTGATGCGTTTAACGAAGTTTTAGAATTATCCCAGCACAACGCCTATGCCAAACAAGTGATTGAGAGTTGGGCCAATGGGGAATGGTTCTTACAAAAACCAGCAGTGCCTGAGAAAATTACCGTTACTGTCTTTAAGGTTCCCGGTGAAACCAACACCGATGATCTCTCGCCGGCCCCCCATGCCACGACCCGGCCCGATATTCCCCTCCATGCCCTGGCTATGCTGGAGACCAAAATGCCCGAGGGCCTGGCCATCATCGCCGAATTAAAACAGAAGGTCCATCCGGTAGCCTACGTCGGCGATGTCGTGGGAACGGGGTCTTCCCGTAAGTCCGCGATTAATTCCGTGCTATGGCACATTGGCACCGATATCCCCTTTGTCCCCAATAAACGTGCCGGGGGCTACATTCTGGGGGGTAAAATTGCGCCGATTTTCTTTAACACCGCGGAGGATTCTGGGGCCTTACCCATCGAGTGCGATGTCAGCCAGTTCCAGAACGGTGATGTGATTACCATTTATCCCTACGAGGGCAAGATTACCAACGAAGCCGGGGAAATCCTGACTACCTTTAGCCTCAAACCCGATACGATTTTAGATGAAGTCCGGGCCGGGGGCCGTATTCCCCTCCTGATTGGCCGCAGTTTAACGGATAAAACCCGTCAGGCTCTGGGCCTTGAACCCACGACTCTCTTTGTTCGTCCCCAGGCCCCCATTGATACCGGGCACGGCTATACCCTGGCCCAGAAAATGGTCGGCAAGGCCTGCGGCTTACCGGGAGTACGACCGGGGACGTCCTGTGAGCCGGTGATGACCACCGTCGGTTCCCAAGATACCACTGGCCCCATGACCCGAGATGAACTGAAGGAACTAGCCTGCTTGGGCTTTAGTGCAGATTTAGTCTTGCAAACTTTCTGCCATACAGCGGCCTATCCCAAACCCGTCGATATCAAGACTCACCACGAACTACCCGACTTCTTTGCGACCCGTGGTGGGGTGGCCCTGCGGCCTGGCGATGGCATTATTCATTCCTGGCTCAATCGGATGCTCCTTCCCGATACTGTGGGCACGGGCGGCGATTCCCATACCCGTTTTCCCCTGGGCATTTCCTTCCCGGCGGGCTCTGGTCTAGTGGCCTTTGCAGCAGCCTTGGGCGTGACGCCTCTGGATATGCCGGAGTCCGTTCTCGTGAAATTTACCGGCGATCTGCAACCCGGTGTTACCCTGCGGGATATTGTCAATGCCATTCCTTGGGTCGCTATGCAACAGGGCAAGCTTACCGTGGCCAAGGAAAACAAAATCAATGTCTTCAATGGCCGCATTATGGAAATGGAGGGCCTACCGGATCTAAAAGTAGAACAGGCCTTTGAGCTCACCGATGCGACCGCAGAACGTTCCTGCTCCGGCTCTACCATCAAGCTCAGTGAAGAGACCGTAGCCGAGTATCTGCGCTCGAATATTGCCCTGATGAAAAACATGATCGCTCGGGGTTATCAGGATGCCCGCACTCTCCTGCGCCGCATTGCCAAGATGGAACAATGGCTGGCTAATCCAGCTTTGATGCAGGCCGATGCCGATGCCGAGTATGCCGATGTCATCGAGGTCAATTTATCGGAAATCAAAGAACCCATTGTGGCGGCCCCCAACGACCCGGATAACGTCAAGCTAATGAGCGAATGTGCTGGGGATGTTATCGACGAAGTCTTTATCGGTTCCTGCATGACCAATATTGGTCATTACCGGGCCGCCGCCAAAATTTTGGAAGGGGCCGGTACGGTCAAGGGTCGTCTCTGGATTTGTCCCCCCACTCGCATGGATGAGCATCAACTCCGAGAGGAAGGAGTCTATGGTATTTTTGCCGCCGCTGGGGCCCGCACCGAAATGCCCGGTTGTTCCCTTTGTATGGGGAACCAGGCCCGGGTAGAAGACAATGCCACCGTTTTCTCGACCTCAACGCGCAACTTCAATAACCGCATGGGTAAAGGGGCCCGTGTTTACCTGGGGTCGGCGGAATTAGCGGCTGTTTGTGCCCTTCTGGGTAAAATTCCCACACAGGCAGAATACCAGGCCATTGTGGCGGAGAAAATTACCCCCTTTGCCGGCGACCTTTATCGCTACCTCAACTTCAACGAAATTGAGGGCTTTGAGGATGAAGGCCGGGTTATTCCCCTAGACCAAATGCCCAAGATTGAAGACCTGCTCGGAATGCCAATTTCTGCCGGCAAATAG
- the psaC gene encoding photosystem I iron-sulfur center protein PsaC, whose protein sequence is MSHSVKIYDTCIGCTQCVRACPLDVLEMVPWDGCKAAQIASSPRTEDCVGCKRCETACPTDFLSIRVYLGAETTRSMGLAY, encoded by the coding sequence ATGTCACATAGTGTAAAAATCTACGATACCTGCATCGGTTGTACTCAATGTGTCCGGGCCTGTCCCTTAGACGTTCTGGAGATGGTTCCCTGGGATGGCTGTAAAGCCGCTCAGATTGCCTCCTCTCCCCGGACAGAGGATTGTGTTGGCTGCAAACGGTGCGAAACCGCCTGCCCTACGGATTTCTTAAGCATCCGCGTTTACCTTGGCGCCGAAACAACCCGCAGCATGGGTCTTGCTTATTAA
- a CDS encoding DNA-directed RNA polymerase subunit omega codes for MQKRPNLDPSQIMYRAEELLNAASNRYHITVLVAQRAKRRRYEDMDSIDDPMMKPTIRAIIEMSDELTQPEIISD; via the coding sequence ATGCAAAAACGTCCTAACCTTGACCCCTCCCAGATCATGTACCGCGCTGAGGAGTTATTGAATGCGGCCTCTAATCGTTATCATATTACCGTTTTAGTGGCCCAGCGGGCCAAACGCCGCCGCTACGAAGACATGGATAGTATCGACGACCCCATGATGAAACCCACGATTCGGGCCATCATAGAAATGTCGGATGAATTGACTCAGCCTGAAATTATTAGCGATTAG
- a CDS encoding DUF1818 family protein: MFQRLIQEGEGWRLGFDPRASLYVGLVAGSDWAMELTGPEFTDLLRLVRQLEDTMQSMAAELMEEERLSCEADSDLLWLEAEGFPHCYRLRLILNQGRRCEGAWPETVVPEVIEALQYFAELLLTGS, encoded by the coding sequence ATGTTCCAGCGTTTGATTCAGGAAGGAGAGGGATGGCGTTTAGGGTTTGACCCGAGGGCCTCTCTCTACGTTGGCCTGGTGGCCGGTTCGGATTGGGCTATGGAGTTAACTGGGCCAGAATTCACTGACCTGCTCCGACTAGTACGGCAATTAGAGGATACCATGCAGTCTATGGCAGCAGAATTAATGGAGGAAGAACGTCTCAGTTGTGAGGCGGATAGTGACCTCCTCTGGCTAGAAGCAGAGGGCTTTCCTCATTGTTACCGTCTCCGCCTCATTTTGAATCAGGGCCGACGCTGTGAAGGGGCCTGGCCAGAAACCGTTGTCCCAGAGGTTATCGAAGCGCTCCAATATTTTGCAGAACTGCTGCTAACAGGCTCGTAA